One part of the Tenacibaculum sp. 190130A14a genome encodes these proteins:
- a CDS encoding recombinase family protein — protein MKVKYIRVSTLDQNTERQQTNSNKFQTVYIDKISGAIPFFERPQGKKLTNDINNNKVEEVHVSSIDRLGRNILDILTVSEFLNTNNVNLYVENIGMYSMIDGKPNTIFKMIISVLGNVAEMERTNMLERQRQGIEIAKAKGKYTGRLYGTAMSDADFLKKYKKVKQELENGESLRRAAKLGDCSLGTAQKVKRLISA, from the coding sequence ATGAAGGTAAAGTATATTAGAGTTTCAACATTAGACCAAAATACGGAAAGACAGCAAACAAATTCAAATAAGTTTCAAACAGTTTATATAGATAAAATAAGTGGAGCTATTCCATTCTTTGAAAGGCCACAAGGGAAAAAGTTAACTAACGATATAAATAATAATAAAGTTGAAGAAGTTCATGTATCTTCAATCGACCGTTTAGGAAGGAACATTCTTGATATATTAACCGTTTCAGAATTTTTAAATACAAATAATGTCAATTTGTATGTTGAAAATATAGGTATGTATTCAATGATTGATGGTAAACCAAATACCATTTTCAAGATGATTATTAGCGTATTAGGGAATGTAGCTGAGATGGAAAGAACAAATATGCTCGAGCGCCAACGCCAAGGCATTGAGATTGCTAAGGCTAAAGGGAAGTACACAGGTCGTCTTTACGGAACCGCTATGAGCGATGCCGATTTTTTAAAAAAATACAAAAAAGTAAAACAAGAACTTGAAAATGGCGAGTCACTTAGAAGAGCAGCTAAATTGGGAGACTGTTCATTAGGTACTGCTCAAAAAGTAAAACGATTAATAAGCGCTTAG
- a CDS encoding TIGR02757 family protein — translation MILNFNELKEFLDSKVIEFNTPNFIDDDPISIPHKFSLKEDIEIAGFLAATIAWGNRKMIIKNANRMIDLMGNSPHDFVMNHKEHNLEQLEGFVHRTFNSIDFIYFIKALKHIYKNHGGLESIFQKYATENSLQPAIHNFKKIFFEINHPSRTTKHVSDPNKGSAAKKINMWLRWMIRNDNTGVDFGIWKNISPSVLSCPLDVHSGNVARKLGLLTRKQNDSRALLELDTALRKLDYKDPVKYDFALFGLGIFEKF, via the coding sequence ATGATTTTAAATTTTAATGAATTAAAAGAATTTCTTGATTCTAAAGTAATTGAGTTTAATACACCTAATTTTATTGATGATGACCCTATATCAATTCCTCATAAGTTTTCTTTAAAGGAAGATATTGAAATTGCTGGTTTTCTAGCCGCAACAATAGCTTGGGGAAACCGTAAGATGATAATTAAGAATGCAAATCGCATGATTGATTTAATGGGCAACTCACCTCATGACTTTGTAATGAATCATAAAGAACATAACCTTGAACAATTAGAAGGCTTTGTTCATCGAACTTTTAATTCGATTGATTTTATTTATTTCATAAAAGCTCTAAAGCATATATATAAAAATCATGGAGGATTAGAGTCTATTTTTCAAAAATATGCTACAGAAAATTCTCTTCAGCCAGCAATTCACAACTTTAAAAAGATATTTTTTGAAATAAATCATCCAAGTAGAACAACCAAACATGTTTCTGACCCAAACAAAGGCTCAGCGGCAAAAAAAATAAATATGTGGCTTAGGTGGATGATAAGGAACGATAATACTGGAGTAGATTTTGGAATTTGGAAAAATATATCTCCTTCTGTTTTATCTTGTCCTTTGGATGTACATTCTGGAAATGTGGCACGTAAACTTGGACTTTTAACAAGAAAACAAAATGATTCTAGGGCTTTATTAGAATTAGACACCGCTTTACGAAAATTAGATTATAAAGACCCTGTAAAATATGATTTTGCTTTATTTGGTTTAGGAATTTTCGAGAAGTTTTAA
- a CDS encoding CPBP family intramembrane glutamic endopeptidase yields the protein MVNLEDHAMEEMMKTMSKTVVFIFAVIVAPLLEELIFRAPITLFRDKKTFKVAFYAFAFIFGLIHLTNFTITTNVLILAPILVLPQIILGGYLGFIRVKFGLGWSILLHACYNAFFILGSFAADLI from the coding sequence TTGGTTAATTTAGAGGACCATGCTATGGAAGAAATGATGAAAACAATGTCTAAAACTGTTGTTTTTATTTTTGCTGTTATCGTAGCACCATTACTAGAAGAATTGATTTTTAGAGCTCCTATTACATTGTTTCGTGATAAAAAAACATTTAAGGTGGCTTTTTATGCCTTTGCTTTTATCTTTGGTTTGATTCATTTAACCAATTTTACCATAACTACGAATGTGTTAATCTTAGCTCCAATACTTGTCTTACCACAAATTATATTAGGAGGGTATTTAGGCTTTATTAGAGTAAAGTTTGGTTTAGGATGGAGTATTTTACTACATGCTTGTTATAATGCATTCTTTATTTTAGGTAGCTTTGCAGCAGATTTAATTTAG
- a CDS encoding ABC transporter ATP-binding protein, with product MIVAKNIHKHYGEVEILKGVNLHIKKGEIVAIVGPSGAGKTTLLQILGTLDKPLKQQDYELFVDDISIKNLKDKEVSSFRNKHIGFIFQFHQLLPEFTAIENVCIPAYIGGKSKHETEKKAKELLSFLGLSHRENHKPNQLSGGEQQRVAVARALINSPSVIFADEPSGNLDSTSAKNLHELFFKLRDEFGQTFVLVTHNKDLAAMADRTLIMKDGIIVE from the coding sequence ATGATTGTTGCTAAAAACATACACAAACATTACGGAGAAGTTGAAATCTTAAAAGGAGTAAACCTACATATTAAAAAAGGAGAAATTGTTGCTATTGTAGGGCCTTCTGGAGCAGGTAAAACTACCTTACTCCAAATTTTAGGTACTTTAGACAAACCTTTGAAACAACAGGATTATGAATTGTTCGTAGATGATATCTCAATCAAAAACCTAAAAGACAAAGAAGTCTCTTCATTTAGAAACAAGCACATTGGGTTCATCTTTCAATTTCATCAACTATTACCTGAATTTACAGCCATAGAAAATGTTTGTATTCCAGCATATATTGGAGGCAAAAGTAAACATGAAACTGAAAAAAAAGCCAAAGAATTACTCTCCTTCTTAGGATTATCCCATAGAGAAAACCATAAACCAAACCAACTTTCTGGAGGAGAACAACAACGGGTTGCTGTTGCAAGAGCTTTGATAAACAGTCCCTCTGTTATTTTTGCGGATGAACCTTCTGGAAACTTGGATTCTACCTCAGCTAAAAACTTACATGAATTGTTTTTTAAGTTACGCGATGAGTTCGGACAAACCTTTGTTTTAGTAACCCATAACAAAGATTTAGCTGCTATGGCAGATAGAACTTTAATTATGAAAGATGGTATTATTGTAGAATAA
- a CDS encoding DUF5916 domain-containing protein has protein sequence MLKTFYTLLLTLLLTSANIFAQEVNQNRKKLNATRISEAPIIDGNLTDTSWSTAPAANNFVMMRPDNGKAEVDTHKSEVKITYDDNAIYISANMADPEPSKIPNEFVNRDNVGNADFFMILINPNDDGQNPFAFAVTASGVQFDFKVSNGGREDWNWNAVWESAHKITEDGWTVEMKIPYRALRFANQPIQSWGMNFHREVRNINARYTWNHVDNTRGSWTQYDGLIENFRDIKPPTRLSFYPYASATTVTFDGETDFDWSVGMDVKYGITENFTLDATLIPDFSQVGFDNVVLNLGPFEQQFSEQRQFFTEGTELFNKGRLFYSRRIGGAPINSPNVDEDTETLVNSDDKVQMLNAVKISGRTKNGLGIGFFNAITDKTEATIKNNATGETRTETTNPFSNYNILVLDQQFNQNSSVSLINTNVTRFGDFRDANATGLLWHVENKKSTYNIDGSFRMTNISDDPSENATGYSFDTSIGKHAGTWRWEIGYQFDNKDFNPNDMGILFRNNTQRIYGFTGYRLLKPKGIFNNYGVNWYYNFNFLHHSGTFTGANSGLSFWANTRNRFSFGGNLNFSSKSKDFFEPRQGSLSGVQFERPMRLNINHWASSDYRKKFAIDYDFWHTFFKQAVSGIDQRNYGFGIRPRYRFNNQFSLVYGFNYRKSSNEYGYVNEDDAGIYFGQRDWTTYNNTLTGKYSFSTKSSLSLSFRHNWSKVPYKGFYVLNQNNGALESTSYTGDHDMNFNSWNLDLNYIWQFAPGSQLIAFYRNSIFSSNSNTSQNFFNNLDSLFDEPNQHTFSVRLVYFIDYNDVKNIF, from the coding sequence ATGTTAAAAACTTTTTATACGCTACTACTAACTCTGTTGCTTACTTCAGCGAATATTTTTGCTCAAGAAGTTAATCAAAACAGAAAAAAACTCAATGCTACTAGAATTTCGGAAGCCCCCATTATAGATGGAAATTTGACTGACACCTCTTGGTCTACAGCTCCTGCAGCCAACAATTTTGTAATGATGCGACCAGATAACGGAAAAGCTGAAGTTGACACACATAAATCTGAGGTAAAAATCACCTACGATGATAATGCGATATATATTTCTGCTAACATGGCAGACCCAGAACCTTCTAAAATACCAAATGAGTTTGTAAACCGTGATAATGTTGGTAATGCTGATTTCTTCATGATATTAATTAACCCAAATGATGATGGACAAAATCCGTTTGCTTTTGCTGTAACCGCCTCAGGAGTTCAATTTGACTTTAAAGTTTCAAACGGAGGGAGAGAAGATTGGAACTGGAATGCAGTTTGGGAAAGTGCTCATAAAATTACTGAAGATGGTTGGACAGTTGAAATGAAAATTCCATACCGAGCATTACGTTTTGCCAATCAACCAATACAAAGTTGGGGAATGAACTTTCATAGAGAAGTTAGAAATATAAATGCACGATATACTTGGAATCATGTTGATAATACAAGAGGAAGTTGGACTCAATATGATGGTTTAATAGAAAACTTTAGAGACATAAAACCTCCTACACGTTTATCTTTTTATCCTTATGCATCTGCTACAACAGTAACTTTTGATGGAGAAACCGATTTTGACTGGAGTGTAGGAATGGATGTTAAATATGGTATTACTGAGAACTTCACCTTAGACGCCACTTTAATTCCTGATTTTAGTCAAGTAGGTTTTGATAATGTTGTTCTCAACTTAGGGCCTTTTGAACAACAGTTTTCTGAACAACGACAATTCTTTACAGAGGGTACTGAGCTATTTAACAAAGGAAGACTTTTTTACTCGAGAAGAATTGGAGGAGCTCCTATTAATTCACCTAATGTAGATGAGGACACAGAAACTCTAGTCAATTCAGATGATAAAGTACAAATGCTTAATGCCGTAAAAATTTCTGGACGAACCAAAAATGGTTTAGGAATAGGTTTTTTTAATGCTATTACCGATAAAACAGAAGCTACTATAAAAAACAATGCAACTGGAGAAACAAGAACAGAAACCACCAACCCTTTTTCTAATTACAACATCTTGGTATTAGACCAGCAATTCAATCAAAATTCATCGGTTAGTTTAATTAACACCAATGTAACTCGATTTGGTGATTTTAGAGACGCCAATGCTACCGGATTACTATGGCATGTTGAAAATAAAAAAAGTACTTATAACATAGATGGAAGTTTTAGAATGACCAATATCTCGGATGACCCTTCTGAAAATGCAACAGGATATTCTTTTGATACAAGTATAGGTAAACACGCTGGTACTTGGAGATGGGAAATCGGGTACCAATTTGACAACAAAGACTTTAATCCTAATGACATGGGAATATTGTTTAGAAATAATACCCAAAGGATTTATGGTTTTACTGGATATCGTCTATTAAAACCTAAAGGGATCTTCAACAATTACGGTGTAAATTGGTATTACAACTTTAACTTCCTACATCACTCAGGAACTTTTACTGGTGCAAATTCTGGATTATCATTTTGGGCAAACACAAGAAACCGTTTTAGTTTTGGTGGTAATTTGAACTTTAGTTCTAAGAGTAAAGACTTTTTTGAACCTAGACAAGGGTCTTTAAGTGGAGTTCAATTCGAAAGACCTATGCGACTTAATATTAATCACTGGGCGTCTTCCGATTACCGAAAGAAATTTGCTATAGATTATGATTTCTGGCATACCTTTTTTAAGCAAGCCGTAAGTGGTATTGACCAAAGAAATTATGGCTTTGGTATTCGTCCAAGATATCGTTTCAATAATCAATTTTCATTGGTATATGGATTCAACTATCGTAAGTCGAGTAATGAATATGGCTATGTAAATGAAGATGATGCTGGGATATATTTCGGACAAAGAGATTGGACAACATATAATAATACACTTACCGGAAAATACAGTTTCAGTACTAAGTCGTCATTATCACTTTCATTTAGGCACAACTGGAGTAAAGTTCCATACAAAGGATTCTATGTACTTAACCAAAATAATGGTGCTTTAGAAAGCACGAGCTATACTGGAGATCATGACATGAATTTTAATAGCTGGAATTTGGATTTAAATTATATCTGGCAATTTGCTCCTGGTAGTCAATTAATAGCTTTTTACAGAAACTCTATTTTCAGTTCAAATAGCAATACATCACAAAATTTCTTCAATAATCTCGATAGTCTTTTTGACGAACCAAACCAGCATACTTTTTCTGTTCGGTTGGTATACTTTATAGACTATAACGATGTTAAAAATATATTTTAG
- the sucC gene encoding ADP-forming succinate--CoA ligase subunit beta, which translates to MNLHEYQGKEILNSFGVRIQRGIVASTPEEAVEAAKKLTEDTGTGWHVIKAQVHAGGRGKGGGVKLAKNLDEVKSISNDILGMMLITPQTSAEGKLVNQILIAEDVYYPGDSEPNEFYMSVLLNRATGRNMIMYSTEGGMDIEAVAEETPHLIFTEEIDPATGLLPFQARKVAFNLGLSGVAFKEMVKFVTALYTAYVKSDSALFEINPVLKTSDDKIMAVDAKVTLDDNALFRHKDYAAMRDEREENPIEVEARAAGLNYVDLDGNVGCMVNGAGLAMGTMDLIKQAGGDPANFLDVGGTADAQRVETAFGIILKDPNVKAILVNIFGGIVRCDRVAQGVVDAYKNMGDKINVPIICRLQGTNAKEAKELIDNSGMEIISATEFQEAADKVQEVLGA; encoded by the coding sequence ATGAACTTACACGAATATCAAGGTAAAGAAATATTAAACAGTTTTGGCGTTCGTATTCAACGCGGAATTGTGGCAAGTACACCTGAAGAAGCTGTAGAGGCAGCAAAGAAATTAACTGAAGATACAGGTACAGGTTGGCATGTAATTAAAGCACAAGTACACGCAGGTGGTCGTGGAAAAGGAGGTGGTGTTAAGTTAGCTAAAAACTTAGATGAGGTAAAAAGTATTTCTAATGATATTTTAGGAATGATGTTAATTACTCCTCAAACTTCTGCTGAAGGAAAGTTAGTAAATCAAATCTTAATCGCTGAAGATGTTTATTATCCTGGAGATAGCGAGCCTAATGAATTTTATATGTCGGTTTTATTAAACCGTGCTACTGGTAGAAACATGATTATGTACTCTACTGAAGGAGGTATGGATATCGAAGCAGTTGCTGAAGAAACTCCACACTTAATTTTTACAGAAGAAATCGATCCTGCTACAGGATTATTACCATTCCAAGCGCGTAAAGTTGCTTTTAACTTAGGTTTAAGCGGAGTTGCTTTTAAAGAAATGGTAAAATTCGTAACAGCATTGTATACAGCATATGTGAAGTCTGATTCTGCGTTATTCGAAATTAACCCAGTATTAAAAACTTCTGATGATAAAATCATGGCAGTTGATGCTAAAGTAACTTTAGATGACAATGCTTTATTCCGTCACAAAGATTATGCAGCAATGCGTGATGAGCGTGAGGAGAACCCAATTGAGGTTGAAGCTAGAGCTGCTGGATTAAACTATGTAGATTTAGATGGTAATGTTGGATGTATGGTAAACGGAGCTGGTTTAGCAATGGGTACTATGGATTTAATTAAGCAAGCTGGAGGTGATCCTGCAAACTTCTTAGATGTTGGAGGTACTGCTGATGCTCAACGTGTTGAAACAGCATTCGGAATCATCTTAAAAGATCCTAACGTAAAAGCAATTTTAGTAAATATCTTTGGAGGAATCGTTCGTTGTGATCGTGTTGCTCAAGGTGTTGTAGATGCTTACAAGAATATGGGAGATAAAATTAATGTGCCTATTATTTGTCGTTTACAAGGAACAAATGCTAAAGAAGCAAAAGAATTAATAGATAACAGTGGAATGGAGATTATCTCTGCTACAGAGTTCCAAGAAGCTGCTGATAAAGTACAAGAAGTTTTAGGTGCTTAA
- a CDS encoding response regulator transcription factor, whose product MISCVIIEDQAPAQRILQKYIGEIDFLELKGTFSDALQALQFLKTTPIDLLFLDIHLPKVSGIDFIEILDQKPHIILTTAFSEYALKGYELDVVDYLLKPFSFERFLKSVNKVNTTIQKSVVLSEDSKIDKTYIFIKSGHELIKLHYKNITHIEASSDYSEAYMLNKKTLTSLSLKNWLIKLPSNFVQVHKSFIINIDFIEKVSGNMIHLTNGKQLPIGRAYKDNFTSNYL is encoded by the coding sequence ATGATTTCTTGTGTAATTATTGAAGATCAAGCACCAGCACAGCGTATCTTACAAAAGTATATTGGCGAGATAGATTTTTTAGAGTTAAAAGGTACTTTCTCAGATGCGTTACAAGCGCTTCAATTCTTAAAAACAACTCCCATTGATCTATTGTTTTTAGATATTCATTTACCAAAAGTATCGGGTATTGATTTTATTGAGATCTTGGATCAAAAACCACACATCATTTTAACAACTGCATTTAGTGAATATGCGTTGAAAGGTTATGAATTAGATGTTGTTGATTATCTTTTAAAACCATTTTCTTTTGAACGCTTTTTAAAATCAGTAAACAAGGTAAACACTACTATTCAAAAAAGTGTAGTTTTATCAGAAGACAGCAAAATTGATAAAACGTACATATTCATTAAATCTGGTCATGAACTGATTAAACTTCATTATAAAAACATAACGCATATTGAAGCTTCCTCCGATTATTCCGAAGCTTATATGCTTAATAAAAAAACCTTAACATCTTTATCATTAAAAAACTGGTTAATTAAACTTCCTTCCAATTTCGTTCAAGTGCATAAATCATTTATTATCAATATTGATTTTATTGAAAAGGTTTCAGGAAACATGATACATTTAACAAACGGTAAACAACTTCCTATAGGTAGAGCTTATAAAGACAATTTCACTTCGAACTACTTATAA
- a CDS encoding sensor histidine kinase, with protein MKINFKAKEFIYQALFAVVLFLIYSFDKHNKCFHLYSIVFFSFYLAVSLFISYVLVPKYFYTKKLAAFWTFIVVIFLGVYYVEEYVLEPLLVGGERAEHVSNIYYTLLSIFPIIFMMVGFKIAWDIVKKQQELDAMQRAVNESELRFLKSQINPHFLFNNLNNLYSYALDNSPQTPSIILELSSVLRYMLYDCKEDFVPLEKEIQHLKNFTALNELQIEGRGKVRFNTKNCRGSYKIAPLILMVFIENAFKHSTASQSELIEIDVDLSIKNNQLIFVCKNTFLENANTQNLSTGIGLENVNKRLQLLYPKAHKLNITTDNNCYIVHLTLNLSSQ; from the coding sequence ATGAAAATCAACTTTAAAGCTAAAGAGTTTATATATCAAGCTTTATTTGCTGTTGTCTTATTTTTGATCTACTCTTTTGACAAACACAACAAATGTTTTCATTTATATTCTATTGTTTTTTTCAGTTTTTATCTAGCTGTTTCTCTGTTTATCAGTTATGTTTTAGTTCCAAAATATTTTTACACTAAGAAACTCGCAGCATTTTGGACTTTTATTGTAGTAATTTTCTTAGGAGTATACTATGTAGAAGAATATGTATTAGAACCATTACTGGTTGGTGGTGAAAGAGCTGAACATGTATCCAATATTTACTATACTTTATTAAGTATATTTCCTATTATATTTATGATGGTTGGTTTTAAAATTGCTTGGGACATTGTTAAAAAACAACAAGAATTAGATGCCATGCAAAGGGCTGTAAATGAAAGCGAATTACGATTTTTAAAATCACAAATAAATCCACATTTTTTATTTAATAATCTAAACAACTTATATTCCTATGCTTTAGATAATTCCCCTCAAACACCTTCGATTATTTTAGAATTATCTTCTGTATTACGCTATATGTTATATGACTGTAAGGAAGACTTTGTTCCTTTAGAAAAAGAAATTCAACATTTAAAGAACTTTACTGCTCTAAATGAACTTCAAATTGAAGGAAGAGGTAAAGTTCGTTTCAATACAAAAAACTGCAGAGGTAGTTATAAAATTGCCCCATTAATTTTAATGGTATTTATTGAAAATGCATTTAAACATAGTACCGCTAGTCAATCAGAATTAATTGAAATTGACGTTGATTTAAGCATTAAAAACAATCAGTTAATTTTTGTATGTAAAAACACGTTTTTAGAAAATGCTAATACACAAAACCTATCTACGGGTATTGGTTTAGAAAACGTAAACAAACGTTTACAATTACTATATCCGAAAGCACATAAACTCAATATTACAACTGATAATAATTGTTATATTGTACATTTAACTCTTAACCTATCTAGCCAATGA
- a CDS encoding TonB-dependent receptor domain-containing protein produces the protein MKLNLLVVFLFIGQLCIAQNSLTVRGKIVDANSKQPLEFVSVIVNNNKTNQPVTGATTGIDGAFELKTKVKDVNVEISFIGFKTKRITTIKNINGVANLNTIELEEDAQELDEVVVRAEKSSTEFKLDKRVFNVGKDLSSTGASAMEVLNNVPSVNVSIEGAITLRGGQGAQILINGKPSVIASQEGNALGTIVADQIEKIEVITNPSAKYEAEGTAGIINIVLKKNDKKGWNGSISLNTGIPNNHSVGVSLNKRTEKFNIFSQIGVGKRTFPNESKSYNLNRTNNNEILSNGNGDKNEQFYNITLGTDYYINQYNVITLSGNFAYEIEDEDSKTQFDQVEGSNGNLNSSYNRFEITEATNPKFQYELQYKKDFKNNKEQSLLFSALGSFFGKDQTSEFNNEAIVGIADPNQKTRTDFKEAQYTFKLDYTHPITEAYTIETGTQYVLNDVTNDYAVDNFQGGIWVNDVNLTNIFDYKQNVFGVYITGAYEGEQWGVKLGGRLENTDLNTVLQTTRQENAQNYTNFFPSVHTSYKVNHNFSIQAGYSKRIYRPRLWDLNPFFNIRNQFNIFTGNPNLQPEFTDSYELTSIHKLGKLNLNFGVYYRNTTDVIEDVSSYNTTTGVTTRMPQNFGTSKITGFEANYKVNLTKWASVNGDFNYNIFNRKGQFDADNNFDFEGSRWDTKSTVKFKLPESFDLEVSGNYRSKYKTAQGTVAKNVFANLGLRKKIIKGKVILNLSVRDLFASRIFESTQEGTSFFSSSSRQRGRFVTFGISYGFGKGEAMEYSARKRF, from the coding sequence ATGAAATTAAATTTACTTGTCGTATTCCTATTCATAGGGCAATTATGTATCGCACAAAACTCCTTAACAGTTAGAGGTAAAATTGTAGATGCTAATTCTAAGCAACCTTTAGAATTTGTATCGGTGATAGTGAATAATAATAAAACGAATCAACCCGTAACAGGAGCAACCACAGGAATTGATGGTGCTTTTGAGTTAAAGACTAAAGTAAAAGATGTTAATGTAGAAATTAGTTTTATTGGATTTAAAACAAAAAGAATTACTACTATTAAAAATATAAACGGAGTAGCTAACTTAAATACTATTGAACTGGAAGAAGATGCACAAGAATTAGATGAGGTTGTAGTACGTGCGGAAAAATCTTCTACTGAGTTTAAATTAGATAAAAGAGTATTTAATGTTGGTAAAGATTTAAGTTCAACTGGAGCTAGTGCAATGGAGGTTTTAAATAATGTACCTTCTGTTAATGTTAGCATTGAAGGAGCAATTACTCTAAGAGGTGGACAAGGAGCACAGATTTTAATTAATGGTAAGCCTTCTGTCATAGCAAGTCAAGAAGGGAATGCATTAGGAACTATCGTTGCTGATCAAATAGAGAAGATAGAAGTAATCACCAATCCTTCTGCTAAGTATGAAGCCGAAGGTACCGCAGGTATAATTAATATCGTTTTAAAGAAAAATGATAAAAAAGGTTGGAATGGTTCTATTAGTTTGAATACAGGAATACCGAATAACCATAGTGTTGGAGTAAGTCTAAATAAAAGAACTGAGAAGTTTAATATTTTTAGTCAGATAGGGGTAGGAAAGCGTACTTTTCCAAATGAATCGAAAAGTTATAACTTAAATAGAACCAACAACAATGAAATTTTATCAAACGGGAATGGTGATAAGAACGAGCAGTTTTATAATATTACCTTAGGAACCGATTATTACATTAATCAATATAATGTAATTACATTGTCTGGAAATTTTGCTTATGAAATAGAAGACGAAGATTCTAAAACTCAATTTGATCAAGTTGAAGGTAGTAATGGAAATTTGAATAGTTCGTACAATCGATTCGAAATTACCGAAGCAACCAATCCAAAATTTCAATACGAACTTCAGTATAAAAAAGACTTTAAAAACAATAAAGAACAGAGTTTATTGTTCAGTGCGTTAGGAAGTTTTTTTGGTAAAGATCAGACATCTGAATTTAATAATGAAGCTATCGTTGGAATTGCAGATCCTAATCAAAAAACACGTACTGATTTTAAAGAAGCACAATACACATTTAAATTAGATTATACACATCCCATAACTGAAGCATATACTATTGAAACAGGGACGCAATATGTATTGAACGATGTAACAAATGATTATGCTGTAGATAATTTTCAAGGTGGTATTTGGGTGAACGATGTAAATTTGACGAATATTTTTGATTACAAGCAAAATGTATTTGGAGTATATATAACCGGGGCTTATGAAGGAGAACAATGGGGAGTGAAGCTTGGAGGTCGTTTAGAAAATACAGACTTAAATACAGTTTTACAAACTACCCGTCAGGAGAATGCTCAAAACTATACTAACTTCTTTCCAAGTGTACACACTTCATATAAAGTAAATCATAATTTTTCTATTCAAGCAGGGTATTCAAAACGTATTTACAGACCTAGATTATGGGATTTAAATCCGTTTTTTAATATTCGAAATCAGTTTAACATTTTCACAGGGAATCCGAACTTACAACCTGAATTTACAGATTCATATGAGTTGACTTCTATTCATAAATTGGGAAAACTTAATTTAAACTTTGGAGTATATTATCGAAATACCACAGATGTGATTGAAGATGTGTCTAGTTATAACACCACTACTGGAGTAACTACTCGTATGCCTCAAAATTTTGGGACTAGTAAAATAACTGGTTTTGAAGCAAATTATAAAGTTAACTTAACGAAATGGGCTTCTGTAAATGGAGATTTTAACTACAATATATTTAATAGAAAAGGACAATTTGATGCCGATAACAATTTCGATTTTGAAGGAAGTCGCTGGGATACGAAGTCTACAGTGAAATTTAAGCTACCTGAAAGTTTTGATTTGGAAGTGTCAGGGAATTATCGTTCAAAATATAAAACAGCACAAGGAACTGTTGCTAAAAATGTTTTTGCCAATTTAGGTTTGAGGAAAAAGATTATCAAAGGAAAAGTAATTCTAAACTTAAGTGTTCGAGATTTATTTGCCTCAAGAATTTTTGAATCTACGCAAGAAGGAACCAGTTTCTTTAGCAGTAGTAGCCGCCAAAGAGGTCGTTTTGTAACTTTTGGAATTAGTTATGGTTTTGGAAAAGGAGAAGCTATGGAATATTCAGCAAGAAAGAGATTTTAA